The Desmodus rotundus isolate HL8 chromosome 2, HLdesRot8A.1, whole genome shotgun sequence region CAGGAGGCCCAAGCTCAGCCCAGTCTATCGGCCTAGTCTTTCCCCCTGAATAGTGTACATCAGGCAGACAACTCCACCCCATTTTCCAGCACCTTTCTGATTCTAGCACTTTGTCTCATGACCCAGGAAACCCCTGGTTTTAAGACTAAAGGTTCTGTGGCCCCCTGAACACCTCGGTTTTAGGCAAACCCACATAGTTGCATTATATAAATTACAAATCATGCACACAGGTCAATGCACTGTGAGCATCTTCTCTTCAACTCTGGAACACTATTCCAGCCTGTGTCTGCCAAGTGCTGAAGTagggagggaagacagaggaggcaaagaaaggagagaagggggaactCAGATGAGCATGGATGAGGGGTGAGCAAACACAGAGCAGAGCAAAGAGTGGCAGGAATAAGGCAGCCCATCTGGTGGTTGGGGTTCATGTAGCAGCAAGTCTGTCCTGCCACAACCCCTATGTGTCCTGATCCCCTGTTCTGGTTTCACATAGAGCTGTGTGTTTCTTCCCACCTGCAGGAGTGATCGCTGCTGTGGCCTTCTTCCTGGTCTGCCTCCTTGTCCTCATGCTACACTACATGTACAGGCACAAGGGCACTTACCATACCAATGAGGATAAGGGCACAGAGTTTGCTGAGACTGCGGACGCAGCCCTGCAGGACGACCTATCTCTCCAAGAGGCTGGTGACAACAGCAGAAAGGAGTACTTTATCTGAGGGGCACCAGACCTTACCTCCCCCAATGCCTCCTCCACAACTTCACTCCACCATCTGCACCACCAAGCAGACCGTGAGAGCACCCATCTCAGCCCAAGACATGGGAACACTGGGTGCTGGGCCAAGGagctgggaggaaaggaggaggaattcAGTCCAGAGAATCCTCTCCCAAAGACACAATGACCACTGAGGAGGCCAGCTTTTGTTCTGCCAGAGGGAAGAAGTCTGGGTCTTCCTAGGCTGTGTAATTTATCCTCAGTGTGGTGTGTAAGTTCTTGCTAAGTctgagtggggtgggtgggccTGGGGAACAGGGAAGCAAGGAAGTGAGTCAGCAGTGTGCTGATTGGGACAATGGCATCAAATGTCAGTCTTTGACATCTAGGGGAATAGCAGATGACAGAGCTAAAGACACCTTAATCTTCCACTGATCCAGCTGTAAGTGATTGGAAATAAATTGGAAATGTAACTGAATACTCAGAGTCAAACAATACTACTATATTTGTCTGGAGAAGAGTAAATGCCACCCAGGACTGGCTTTTCACCAATGCAACTGTGTATCTCTGATAGAGTTTGTGTGCGTGCCTGCATGCATGGGGCTGCACCATCCACTTCTGGCTCCATTGCCATTCCCAGCACAGATAGCACACAGGGCTCCTGCTCCcaccagaggagggagggaccaGTGACCAGCATTCCTATTTCTCAGACAGGCACTAGCTTCATGAAACAAATGCAAGGATGGAATGTCCCTCTAGTAATAGGTTGTCTCTGCACCAGAGCAATGGCTGAAGCCTTGATTCTCTAATACAGTATTAGAAAAAATGGGCCTGTTAAACAAATATGAATGAACCCCATCCTCCCCCATAACAACAGTGACTGAAGCACAGACTCCTTGGGTTTGGGCCCTGGCTCCCCTTTCCTGCTTCTAGAACTTAGCCAACTGGCTTGCCCTCTATGGCCTCAACATTCTTGTCCCTCTTGTGGACATCCCTCCATGGTAACCACTGTCAGGGTTGATGGCAGTAACAAATGTGCCAAGTGCTCAGAGTTGTTTTTTAATGTCGTTATGTGGTACTGGATATAAACTATGTATGTGCAGGTAAACAAAAGTTCCTCATTGCACCACTTCTAAATGCTTCCTGAATAGCAAT contains the following coding sequences:
- the GYPC gene encoding glycophorin-C, producing MNNRTTPRPNHHQSDPGKFWTTEDIAIIAGVIAAVAFFLVCLLVLMLHYMYRHKGTYHTNEDKGTEFAETADAALQDDLSLQEAGDNSRKEYFI